The Amycolatopsis endophytica genome includes the window AACATCCACCGCGCACCGGCCGGACACGATCCCGGCGCCCTGCCGCTGGCGGGCACGCTGGACCGGATCGCGGAGGTCCACCGGCGGGTCCCGTCCGGGCGGCTGGTGGTGCTGGGCAGGGCGGGCTCCGGCAAGACCGTCCTGACCCTGCGGTTCGTCCTCGACCTGCTCGCCGACCGGGGCCGCGACGATCCGGTGCCGGTGATCTTCGGGCTGGCGTCGTGGAATCCGAACGTCACCGGGTTCGGCGACTGGCTGACCGGGCAGCTGGTCCGCGACTTCCCCGGTCTTGGCGTGCCGGGGCCCGGCGGGCAGTCGCTCGCGGCGGTGCTCGTCGGTGCCGGGCGGATCCTGCCCGTGCTGGACGGCTTCGACGAGATGGCCCACGGCCTGCGTCGCGCGGCGCTGACGGCCCTCAACGCCACCACCTCGCCCCTGCTGCTGACCAGCCGCCCGGACGAGTACGCCGCCGCGGTCGACGAGACCGACGTCCTGACCGCCGCCGCGGCGGTCGAGCTGTGCGACCTCACCGTCGACGACCTGGCCGCCTACCTGCCGCGCACCACGCGCAAGGCCGGGTGGGACCAGGTGCTGGAGGAGCTGCGCGAGCGCACGGGAACGACCGCGGCCCGCAACGTCGCGACGGTGCTGTCGACGCCGCTGATGGTCGGCCTGGCCCGCACCGTGTACAGCGACGTACCCGGCCGCGACCCCGCCGCCCTGCTCGACAGCGCCCGGTTCCCCACCCCGGAGTCGGTGGAGGCGCACCTGTTCGACAACTTCGTGCCGGCCGTCTACGGGCGCGCGCCGGAGAACGCCCGGCGCTGGGACCCCGTTCGATCCCGGTACTGGCTCGGTTGTCTCGCCACCCACCTCGACCGGCTCGGCGGGCGGGACCTGGCGTGGTGGCGGTTCGGCGACAGCCTCGGCGGGTCGATGCGGATGCTCGTCATCGGGGTCGTGGCGGGGCTGGTGCTCGGCCTGACGAACGCACTGGTGCTGGCCGGGCTGTACCTGGTGCTGGTCGGGCGCGTCGGGGACGCCGGGTTCATCGTGACCGACAGCCTGAACGTGGCCCTCGCCGCCGGGATGGGTTTCGCGCTCGCCGACGGGCTGATGGCGAAGTTCCGCCCGTCCGCGCTGGAGCCCTCGCACGCCCGGTTCCGGTTGCGTGGCGTGCCGCGCGAGCAGTGGTCGAAGTTCTTCCCCGCGTTCCGCGCCGGGCTGTTCGGCGGCCTGGCCTTCGGGCTCGGGATCGGGCTGGTCCGCGGCATCGTGAACTGGGTGCTCTCCGGTCTGCCCGGATACTTTCTCGCCGGACTCGTCAACACCGTCGGCTTCGGGCTGGTGTTCGGTCCGGCGCTCGGGGTCGCCTACGGCACGATCTCCCTCCTGGAGAGCCCGCTGGACATCCGGTCGGCCGCCAGTCCGGACGACCTGTTGAAAACGAACCGGTCGAAGATCATGCGGCAGCTGCTGGTGTTCGGGCCGACGCTCGGCCTCGTCGTCGCCCTCTTCGGCACGTTCGTGGTCGGGCAGCTCGACCGGATCATGGGGCCGCTGGAGTTCGGGCTCGCCAGTGCGCTGCTGTGGGGGTTCGACGCCGCCATCGGGGGCGGGCTCGCCTACGGTCTCGCGATGACCGCGTGGGGCCGCTGGGTCGTGTTCGCGCGGATCTGGCTCCCGCTGACCGGGCGGCTGCCGTGGGCGGTGTCCGAGTTCCTCGACGACGCCTACCGCCGCGGTGTGCTGCGCCGCGCCGGTGCGGTGTACCAGTTCCGGCACGCGCGGCTGCACGATCACCTGAGCCGGGACTTCGCGGGCCGTTGAAGTCCCGTTTCATCCGGATTTCATGATGCCCGCTTACGTTTCCCCCGTTCGATGGGAACTGGGGAAAGGAAACGGGGAACATGGTTCTGTCCAGGACGAAACGAGTCGTCACGGGACTGGCGGCGCTGGCGATGGCCGGAGGGCTCGCCGTGACGGGGGCGCAGACGGCGTCGGCGGACCCGTCCTGCGCGCACACGAAGATCTTCGAACTCGGCGGCACCGGGCACGGTGACGGGTCCGACTTCGACGGTTTCAACGCGACGGTGCCCGCCGGGGTCGCCACCGAGAAGGTCGTCTACCCGGCCGAGATCGCGCCGCTGCCCGGCCACCGCCTGACGATGGACCAGTCGGTCGCCGAGGGGATGGCCAACCTGGACCGCGCGGTGCGGGATTTCCACGCCGCCTGCGGGGATTCCACGATCATCATCACCGGCTACTCGCTCGGCGCGCTCGTCGCGGGCAACGAGCTGGAAGCGCTTTCCCACTCCGGCGACATCCCGCACGGCCAGTTGAAGGGCGTGCTCTACGGCGACCCGCGTCGGCCCGGCGATCCGGCGGCGGGCGGTGACGGCAGCGCGGCGGGCGGCGCGGGCGGGATCGCGACGAACCTGCCCACGTTCGTCGGCGGCATCACGCTCCAGGGCCCGCGCCCTGACTACGGCGACGTCGTGGTGAAGCAGATCTGCAACCAGAACGACGGCATCTGCAACTCGGTGAACCCGTTCACCAACCTCGCGGCCTTCGCCAACGGTGTCGCCGGCTACCTCCTCGGCGAC containing:
- a CDS encoding helix-turn-helix domain-containing protein, whose product is MTSQFGALLRQWRRRAGLTQEQLAERSGVGVRSIRGLETGERGDPRLATVRLLAEALRLDPPEHDELLTAAAGPRTTRTGPPAEPAAPEPPVSSFQHTLADTADQLAQVVGARWRREEEQRQVQDPFPLPVRWTAAPERLRDHWANIHRAPAGHDPGALPLAGTLDRIAEVHRRVPSGRLVVLGRAGSGKTVLTLRFVLDLLADRGRDDPVPVIFGLASWNPNVTGFGDWLTGQLVRDFPGLGVPGPGGQSLAAVLVGAGRILPVLDGFDEMAHGLRRAALTALNATTSPLLLTSRPDEYAAAVDETDVLTAAAAVELCDLTVDDLAAYLPRTTRKAGWDQVLEELRERTGTTAARNVATVLSTPLMVGLARTVYSDVPGRDPAALLDSARFPTPESVEAHLFDNFVPAVYGRAPENARRWDPVRSRYWLGCLATHLDRLGGRDLAWWRFGDSLGGSMRMLVIGVVAGLVLGLTNALVLAGLYLVLVGRVGDAGFIVTDSLNVALAAGMGFALADGLMAKFRPSALEPSHARFRLRGVPREQWSKFFPAFRAGLFGGLAFGLGIGLVRGIVNWVLSGLPGYFLAGLVNTVGFGLVFGPALGVAYGTISLLESPLDIRSAASPDDLLKTNRSKIMRQLLVFGPTLGLVVALFGTFVVGQLDRIMGPLEFGLASALLWGFDAAIGGGLAYGLAMTAWGRWVVFARIWLPLTGRLPWAVSEFLDDAYRRGVLRRAGAVYQFRHARLHDHLSRDFAGR
- a CDS encoding PE-PPE domain-containing protein — its product is MVLSRTKRVVTGLAALAMAGGLAVTGAQTASADPSCAHTKIFELGGTGHGDGSDFDGFNATVPAGVATEKVVYPAEIAPLPGHRLTMDQSVAEGMANLDRAVRDFHAACGDSTIIITGYSLGALVAGNELEALSHSGDIPHGQLKGVLYGDPRRPGDPAAGGDGSAAGGAGGIATNLPTFVGGITLQGPRPDYGDVVVKQICNQNDGICNSVNPFTNLAAFANGVAGYLLGDHNSYVPNPLVDVDQPSKFVQQAPRIQYGPPLPVPVPNPWVMFNGNFQPSQDAVRGIRDAARTALPPQLWQQLVAQWPWIEQL